A stretch of the Modestobacter marinus genome encodes the following:
- a CDS encoding ABC transporter ATP-binding protein yields the protein MTATVEQTAAPSADRTDPVPEGGWFRRLVGYCLRHRSDLIGAFGAALIGSVIAAGVPLLTREVVDRVVAGAESGRPVDVTPFVVALVLAGVLRFAAGFVRRYLAGRLSLDVQLDLRNDVAAALSRLDGPGQDRLQTGQAVSRSISDITLVQGLLAFLPNLTGNALLFVVSLGVMAWLSPLLTLVALAVGPALWWLALRSRRDLFPANWAAQQQAGVVAGDVEAAVTGVRVVKAFGQEDRELDRLDGGARRLFGARMRVVRFTAHYNPLLQAVPALGQVGVLALGGWLALRGSITLGTFLAFATYLAVLVSPVRQLAALLTIGQQARAGVERVLEIVDARPTLVSGADPLPAGPLPVELDEVTFGYEPGRPVLSEVSLRVEPGETLALVGTSGSGKSSVVSLLPRFYDVSAGAVRIGGRDVRDLDLGALRGALGVVFEDSFLFSDSVRANIAFGRPDASDAEVRAAAVAAQADGFISELPDGYDTVVGEQGLTLSGGQRQRVALARALLTDPRVLVLDDATSAVDAAVEARIHAALRTAVRGRTTLLVAHRRSTLALADRVAVLDAGRVVDIGTAAELEARSPLYRLLLSGESPDPDPDPDPDHQNGHFGGGGGGLAVTAGGVTPAAWPEPEPVAEDDGPAQPAAPSIGGRGSAMAAAAPTPALRQLVARLPPTVDGPDVPADRARAGDREFSLWRLIRPFRWPLAGALVLVALDTAAQLAIPALVRTGVDEGITAGSTSLLLGVAGVALVVVGAGLVVARGAAWLTGRTGERLLYTLRVKTFAQLQRLGLDYYERELGGRIMTRMTTDVDALSTFLQTGLTTAVISVLTLAGVLVVVFLYDVVLALVLVASLPVLAVTTVWFRARSVPAYTEARERVSAVNARLQEDVAGIRVTQAFDRVGHSTDVFRGYALAYRDVRLRAQRYIATYFPFVEFLSEVAAAAVLAVGAARLAAGDITAGVLLAFVLYVNTFFSPVQQLSQVFDSYQQAAVGLRRLRGLLRTPTSTPPAADPAPVGWLRGEVRLAGVTFSYRGAPAPALRDVSLTVAPGETLALVGETGAGKSTVVKLVARFYDPTSGAVCVDGADLRSLDLLQYRARLGVVPQEAFLFAGTVRDAIAYGRPDASDAEVEAAARAVGAHEMVAGLPQGYRTRVGERGRSLSAGQRQLLALARAELVDPDVLLLDEATASLDLATEAAVTRAADVVARRRTTLVVAHRLTTAARADRVAVLDGGRVVEVGPHAELLAAGGAYAALWAAYTADEDADPLMD from the coding sequence GTGACGGCCACCGTCGAGCAGACCGCCGCGCCGTCGGCCGACCGGACCGACCCGGTGCCCGAGGGTGGCTGGTTCCGCCGGCTCGTCGGCTACTGCCTGCGCCACCGGAGCGACCTGATCGGCGCGTTCGGGGCGGCCCTGATCGGCTCGGTGATCGCCGCGGGGGTGCCGCTGCTGACCCGTGAGGTGGTCGACCGGGTGGTGGCCGGCGCGGAGTCGGGGCGCCCCGTCGACGTCACCCCGTTCGTCGTCGCCCTCGTACTGGCCGGCGTGCTCCGCTTCGCCGCCGGGTTCGTCCGCCGCTACCTGGCCGGCCGGCTGTCCCTGGACGTGCAGCTGGACCTGCGCAACGACGTCGCCGCGGCGCTGTCCCGGCTCGACGGGCCGGGGCAGGACCGGCTGCAGACCGGGCAGGCGGTGAGCCGGTCGATCAGCGACATCACCCTGGTGCAGGGGCTGCTCGCGTTCCTGCCCAACCTCACCGGCAACGCGCTGCTGTTCGTCGTCTCCCTCGGCGTGATGGCCTGGCTCTCCCCGCTGCTCACCCTGGTCGCGCTCGCCGTCGGCCCGGCGCTGTGGTGGCTGGCGCTGCGCTCCCGGCGGGACCTCTTCCCGGCCAACTGGGCCGCCCAGCAGCAGGCCGGGGTGGTCGCCGGGGACGTCGAGGCCGCCGTCACCGGGGTGCGGGTGGTGAAGGCCTTCGGGCAGGAGGACCGCGAGCTCGACCGGCTCGACGGCGGCGCCCGCCGGCTGTTCGGCGCGCGGATGCGGGTCGTCCGGTTCACCGCCCACTACAACCCGCTGCTGCAGGCGGTCCCGGCGCTGGGGCAGGTCGGCGTGCTGGCGCTGGGCGGGTGGCTGGCGCTGCGCGGCTCGATCACGCTGGGCACCTTCCTGGCCTTCGCCACCTACCTGGCGGTGCTCGTCTCCCCGGTGCGCCAGCTCGCCGCCCTGCTCACCATCGGCCAGCAGGCCCGGGCCGGAGTGGAGCGGGTGCTGGAGATCGTCGACGCCCGGCCGACGCTGGTGTCCGGCGCCGACCCGCTGCCCGCGGGCCCGCTGCCGGTCGAGCTGGACGAGGTGACCTTCGGGTACGAACCGGGCCGGCCGGTGCTGTCCGAGGTGTCGCTGCGGGTCGAGCCGGGGGAGACGCTGGCCCTGGTGGGCACGTCGGGGTCGGGGAAGTCCAGCGTGGTCAGCCTGCTGCCGCGCTTCTACGACGTCTCCGCCGGGGCGGTGCGGATCGGTGGCCGCGACGTCCGCGACCTGGACCTGGGCGCGCTGCGCGGGGCCCTCGGCGTCGTCTTCGAGGACAGCTTCCTGTTCTCCGACTCGGTGCGCGCCAACATCGCCTTCGGCCGCCCGGACGCCAGCGACGCCGAGGTCCGGGCCGCCGCCGTCGCCGCCCAGGCCGACGGGTTCATCAGCGAGCTGCCCGACGGCTACGACACGGTCGTCGGCGAGCAGGGGCTGACCCTCTCCGGCGGCCAGCGGCAGCGGGTCGCCCTGGCCCGCGCGCTGCTCACCGACCCGCGGGTGCTGGTGCTCGACGACGCGACCTCGGCGGTCGACGCCGCGGTCGAGGCCCGGATCCACGCCGCGCTGCGCACCGCCGTCCGGGGCCGGACGACGCTGCTGGTCGCGCACCGCCGCTCGACCCTCGCGCTGGCCGACCGGGTGGCCGTGCTGGACGCCGGCCGGGTGGTCGACATCGGCACCGCGGCGGAGCTGGAGGCGCGCTCGCCGCTGTACCGCCTGCTGCTGTCCGGCGAGTCCCCCGACCCCGACCCCGACCCTGACCCCGACCACCAAAATGGCCATTTTGGTGGCGGGGGTGGCGGCCTTGCGGTGACGGCGGGAGGCGTCACCCCGGCCGCCTGGCCGGAGCCCGAGCCGGTCGCCGAGGACGACGGCCCGGCGCAGCCCGCGGCCCCCTCCATCGGCGGGCGGGGCTCGGCGATGGCGGCCGCGGCGCCCACCCCGGCGCTGCGGCAGCTGGTCGCCCGGCTGCCCCCGACCGTCGACGGACCCGACGTGCCGGCCGACCGTGCCCGCGCCGGGGACCGGGAGTTCTCCCTGTGGCGGTTGATCCGGCCGTTCCGGTGGCCGCTGGCGGGCGCGCTGGTGCTCGTCGCGCTGGACACCGCGGCCCAGCTGGCGATCCCGGCGCTGGTGCGCACCGGGGTCGACGAGGGGATCACCGCCGGGTCGACGTCCCTGCTGCTGGGGGTCGCCGGCGTCGCGCTGGTCGTCGTCGGGGCCGGCCTCGTGGTCGCCCGGGGCGCCGCGTGGCTCACCGGGCGCACCGGTGAGCGGCTGCTCTACACGCTGCGGGTGAAGACCTTCGCCCAGCTCCAGCGGCTGGGGCTGGACTACTACGAGCGCGAGCTCGGCGGCCGCATCATGACCCGGATGACGACCGACGTCGACGCGCTGTCGACGTTCCTGCAGACCGGGCTGACCACGGCGGTGATCAGCGTGCTCACCCTGGCCGGGGTGCTGGTCGTGGTCTTCCTCTACGACGTCGTGCTGGCGCTGGTGCTCGTCGCCTCGCTGCCGGTCCTCGCGGTCACCACGGTGTGGTTCCGGGCCCGGTCGGTGCCGGCCTACACCGAGGCGCGGGAGCGGGTCAGCGCGGTCAACGCCCGGCTCCAGGAGGACGTCGCCGGGATCCGGGTGACCCAGGCCTTCGACCGGGTCGGGCACTCGACCGACGTCTTCCGCGGGTACGCCCTGGCCTACCGGGACGTGCGGCTGCGGGCCCAGCGGTACATCGCCACCTACTTCCCGTTCGTGGAGTTCCTCTCCGAGGTGGCCGCCGCCGCGGTGCTGGCCGTGGGGGCCGCGCGGCTGGCCGCCGGGGACATCACCGCCGGTGTGCTGCTGGCCTTCGTGCTGTACGTCAACACGTTCTTCTCCCCGGTGCAGCAGCTGTCCCAGGTGTTCGACAGCTACCAGCAGGCCGCGGTGGGCCTGCGGCGGCTGCGCGGCCTGCTGCGGACGCCGACCTCCACCCCGCCCGCCGCCGACCCCGCGCCGGTGGGCTGGCTGCGCGGGGAGGTGCGGCTGGCCGGCGTCACGTTCAGCTACCGCGGCGCCCCCGCCCCCGCGCTGCGTGACGTCTCGCTGACCGTGGCGCCGGGGGAGACCCTCGCCCTGGTCGGCGAGACCGGGGCGGGCAAGTCGACGGTGGTGAAGCTGGTCGCCCGCTTCTACGACCCGACGTCCGGGGCGGTCTGCGTCGACGGCGCCGACCTGCGCTCCCTGGACCTGCTGCAGTACCGGGCGCGGCTGGGCGTCGTCCCGCAGGAGGCGTTCCTGTTCGCCGGCACGGTGCGCGACGCGATCGCCTACGGCCGGCCCGACGCCTCGGACGCGGAGGTGGAGGCCGCGGCCCGCGCCGTCGGCGCGCACGAGATGGTCGCCGGGCTACCGCAGGGCTACCGGACCCGGGTGGGCGAGCGCGGGCGGTCGCTGTCGGCCGGGCAACGGCAGCTGCTGGCGCTGGCCCGCGCGGAGCTGGTCGACCCCGACGTCCTGCTGCTGGACGAGGCGACGGCGTCGCTGGACCTGGCGACCGAGGCCGCGGTCACCCGGGCGGCCGACGTCGTCGCCCGGCGGCGGACGACGCTGGTCGTGGCCCACCGGCTCACCACCGCGGCCCGCGCCGACCGGGTCGCGGTGCTGGACGGCGGCCGGGTCGTCGAGGTCGGGCCGCACGCCGAGCTGCTGGCCGCCGGCGGTGCCTACGCAGCGCTGTGGGCGGCCTACACCGCCGACGAGGACGCCGACCCGCTGATGGACTGA
- a CDS encoding GNAT family N-acetyltransferase, with translation MSTSAQVRDADDADLAELPGVEAAADGLFVPLGITDLPPPATAAERARAWRVLVAGRPVAGFAVLELVDGAVHLEQLSVHPAHGRRGIGAALLAATVEAARQHGADRVTLLTYADVPWNAPYYARHGWEVTPELTPGLRALRSREVELGLDRHGPRVAMVRLVG, from the coding sequence ATGTCGACCAGTGCGCAGGTGCGCGACGCCGACGACGCGGACCTGGCCGAGCTGCCCGGCGTCGAGGCCGCGGCGGACGGGCTGTTCGTCCCGCTCGGCATCACCGACCTGCCTCCGCCGGCGACCGCGGCGGAGCGGGCCCGGGCGTGGCGGGTGCTGGTGGCCGGGCGCCCGGTGGCCGGGTTCGCCGTCCTGGAGCTGGTGGACGGCGCTGTGCACCTCGAGCAGCTGTCGGTGCACCCGGCGCACGGCCGGCGCGGGATCGGTGCCGCCCTGCTGGCGGCCACCGTGGAGGCGGCCCGGCAGCACGGAGCCGACCGGGTCACACTGCTCACCTACGCCGACGTCCCGTGGAACGCCCCGTACTACGCCCGCCACGGCTGGGAGGTGACCCCTGAGCTGACCCCCGGCCTGCGGGCGCTCCGCAGCCGCGAGGTCGAGCTCGGGCTGGACCGGCACGGGCCGCGGGTCGCGATGGTCCGGCTGGTCGGCTGA
- a CDS encoding L-dopachrome tautomerase-related protein: MTQSTEDLQTDRPTGELEVVHAFTDGPMPTGVSVSHTGRVFVNFPKWGDDVPATVAEIRDGQVVAFPDEAWNSPAGDDDREAFVSVQSIVVDPADRLWVLDTGSPLFQPTQVGGPKLVCIDLGTDTVVQTIVFPRESALETTYLNDVRFDLRRGEAGVAYITDSADSGENAIIVVDLASGESWRRLRGHPSTKAVTPPELLLMVEGRPFLEQPEPDAEPQPVAMGADGIAISADGARLWYCPLAARHWYSVATDALLDRGLDDDAVAATVVDEGDKGCAGDGLETDDAGNLYATAGEQNAILRRRPDGTMETVVHDPRLLWPDTMSVAADGHLYVTANQLHRQARYSGGVDQRRYPYLLLRTPIEAGPVRLR, from the coding sequence ATGACCCAGAGCACCGAGGACCTGCAGACCGACCGCCCCACCGGTGAGCTGGAGGTGGTGCACGCCTTCACCGACGGCCCGATGCCCACCGGCGTCTCGGTGTCGCACACCGGCCGGGTGTTCGTGAACTTCCCGAAGTGGGGCGACGACGTGCCGGCCACCGTCGCCGAGATCCGCGACGGCCAGGTCGTCGCCTTCCCCGACGAGGCGTGGAACTCACCCGCCGGCGACGACGACCGCGAGGCCTTCGTCAGCGTGCAGAGCATCGTCGTCGACCCGGCCGACCGGCTCTGGGTGCTGGACACCGGCTCCCCGCTCTTCCAGCCCACCCAGGTCGGCGGGCCGAAGCTGGTCTGCATCGACCTGGGCACCGACACCGTCGTGCAGACCATCGTCTTCCCGCGGGAGAGCGCGCTGGAGACGACCTACCTCAACGACGTCCGCTTCGACCTGCGCCGGGGCGAGGCCGGCGTCGCCTACATCACCGACTCGGCCGACTCGGGGGAGAACGCGATCATCGTGGTCGACCTGGCCAGCGGGGAGTCCTGGCGGCGGCTGCGCGGCCACCCCTCCACGAAGGCGGTCACCCCGCCGGAGCTGCTGCTGATGGTCGAGGGCCGGCCGTTCCTGGAGCAGCCCGAGCCCGACGCCGAGCCGCAGCCGGTCGCCATGGGCGCCGACGGCATCGCGATCTCCGCCGACGGCGCCCGCCTCTGGTACTGCCCGCTGGCCGCGCGGCACTGGTACAGCGTCGCCACCGACGCCCTCCTCGACCGCGGCCTGGACGACGACGCGGTGGCGGCGACCGTCGTCGACGAGGGCGACAAGGGCTGCGCCGGGGACGGCCTGGAGACCGACGACGCCGGCAACCTCTACGCGACGGCGGGGGAGCAGAACGCGATCCTGCGCCGCCGCCCCGACGGCACGATGGAGACCGTCGTGCACGACCCCCGGCTGCTGTGGCCCGACACCATGTCGGTCGCCGCCGACGGTCACCTCTACGTCACCGCCAACCAGTTGCACCGGCAGGCGCGGTACTCCGGCGGCGTGGACCAGCGCCGCTATCCGTACCTGCTGCTGCGCACCCCCATCGAGGCGGGCCCGGTCCGGCTCCGGTGA
- a CDS encoding Nif3-like dinuclear metal center hexameric protein: protein MADTGQTTTDPVAGSGRPLGAVIAALEARYDPALAEPWDAVGLVCGDREEVVRSVLFAVDPTAAVVDEAIALGADLLVTHHPLLLTPVHGVPADHPQGRLVHRLIRSGVALFAAHTNADRAADHGVNDALAAVLGLVDPVPLEPAATPGAGLGRIGELPETRTLQQFAEQVAAALPATPGGVRVVGDPGRLVRTVAVCGGSGGSLLAAAAEAGADVFLTSDVKHHPAVDAAEVAGPALCDVAHYASEWPWLPVAADLLHRDLGGQVRVTVSSRRTDPWTFRVGVAPDR, encoded by the coding sequence GTGGCGGACACGGGGCAGACGACGACCGATCCGGTGGCGGGCTCCGGTCGCCCTCTCGGTGCGGTGATCGCCGCGCTCGAGGCCCGCTACGACCCGGCGCTGGCCGAGCCGTGGGACGCCGTCGGGCTGGTCTGCGGTGACCGCGAGGAGGTCGTCCGCTCGGTGCTCTTCGCCGTCGACCCGACCGCCGCCGTGGTCGACGAGGCGATCGCCCTCGGCGCCGACCTCCTGGTCACCCACCACCCGCTGCTGCTCACCCCGGTGCACGGTGTGCCGGCCGACCACCCCCAGGGGCGGCTGGTGCACCGGCTCATCCGCAGCGGGGTGGCGCTCTTCGCGGCCCACACCAACGCTGACCGGGCCGCCGACCACGGCGTGAACGACGCGCTGGCCGCCGTCCTCGGGCTGGTGGACCCGGTGCCGCTGGAGCCGGCGGCCACCCCCGGGGCCGGGCTGGGGCGGATCGGCGAGCTCCCGGAGACGCGCACGCTGCAGCAGTTCGCGGAGCAGGTGGCCGCGGCGCTGCCGGCCACGCCCGGCGGGGTGCGGGTCGTCGGCGACCCCGGGCGGCTCGTGCGCACCGTCGCGGTCTGCGGGGGCAGCGGCGGCTCCCTGCTGGCCGCGGCCGCGGAGGCCGGCGCCGACGTCTTCCTGACCAGCGACGTCAAGCATCACCCGGCGGTCGACGCGGCCGAGGTCGCCGGTCCGGCGCTCTGCGACGTGGCCCACTACGCCTCCGAGTGGCCGTGGCTGCCGGTCGCCGCCGACCTGCTGCACCGCGACCTCGGTGGGCAGGTCCGGGTCACCGTGTCCAGCCGGCGCACGGATCCCTGGACCTTCCGCGTCGGCGTCGCTCCCGACCGCTGA
- a CDS encoding zinc ribbon domain-containing protein: protein MQADHFDQQKLLALAAEDVALAQLAHRKRTLPELAAVEAAQEAQRALADDVVRAETEVRDLDREQKRLEGDVDTVRQRAARDQSRIDSGGATPKEITGLQHELESLHRRQGDLEDQVLELMERREAADAALATAQGGLAGAQAEQEQAEQARDEALAQIAEATGQHQAKRDEVAATIPADLLKVYDRVAAQTGSTGAAELKARRCQGCRIEFYGTELASYRNADPHTVLRCENCNRVLVRTAESGL from the coding sequence GTGCAGGCTGACCACTTCGACCAGCAGAAGCTGCTGGCCCTCGCTGCGGAGGACGTCGCCCTCGCGCAACTCGCCCACCGCAAGCGCACCCTCCCCGAGCTCGCCGCCGTCGAGGCCGCCCAGGAGGCGCAGCGGGCTCTCGCCGACGACGTCGTCCGGGCCGAGACCGAGGTGCGGGACCTCGACCGCGAGCAGAAGCGGCTGGAGGGCGACGTCGACACCGTCCGGCAGCGGGCCGCCCGGGACCAGTCCCGGATCGACTCCGGCGGCGCGACGCCCAAGGAGATCACCGGGCTGCAGCACGAGCTGGAGTCGCTGCACCGCCGGCAGGGCGACCTGGAGGACCAGGTGCTCGAGCTGATGGAGCGCCGCGAGGCCGCCGACGCCGCCCTCGCCACGGCGCAGGGCGGGCTGGCCGGCGCGCAGGCCGAGCAGGAGCAGGCCGAGCAGGCGCGGGACGAGGCGCTGGCGCAGATCGCCGAGGCCACCGGGCAGCACCAGGCGAAGCGCGACGAGGTCGCCGCCACGATCCCGGCCGACCTGCTCAAGGTCTACGACCGGGTCGCCGCGCAGACCGGCAGCACCGGCGCCGCCGAGCTGAAGGCCCGGCGCTGCCAGGGCTGCCGGATCGAGTTCTACGGCACCGAGCTGGCCTCCTACCGCAACGCCGACCCGCACACCGTGCTGCGCTGCGAGAACTGCAACCGGGTCCTCGTGCGCACCGCCGAGTCCGGGCTGTGA
- a CDS encoding bifunctional RNase H/acid phosphatase, with translation MSRRLIVEADGGSRGNPGPAGYGALVKDAETGRLLAERAESVGRATNNVAEYGGLVAGLQAALDLDPSSSVEVRMDSKLVVEQMSGRWQIKHPDMKKLAVQARDIARQLGSVRYTWIPRAQNSAADALANSAMDGKPVRRDLATEPVVVEDETQPTTEPAPVVVTVTHLLRHGRTEHTPERRFSGSSDLPLSELGRADAEAAARHLAGRGIDVIVSSPLQRTRQTAEAAAQVLGVPVEVDTDLRELDFGAWEGLTAAEAQEKSPLAFRRWSGATDVRPPGGESVADVATRVARARDRVLARHAGKTVLLVSHMMPIKLLLAAGLGVGEDVVHRVFLEAASLSTVTWSSDGRTSVRLVNDTSHLG, from the coding sequence GTGAGCCGCCGGCTCATCGTCGAGGCCGACGGCGGGTCGCGGGGCAACCCCGGGCCGGCCGGGTACGGCGCGCTGGTGAAGGACGCCGAGACCGGCCGGCTGCTCGCCGAGCGGGCCGAGTCCGTCGGCCGGGCCACCAACAACGTCGCCGAGTACGGCGGTCTCGTCGCCGGGCTGCAGGCCGCCCTCGACCTCGACCCGAGCTCGAGCGTCGAGGTGCGGATGGACTCCAAGCTGGTCGTGGAGCAGATGTCGGGCCGCTGGCAGATCAAGCACCCGGACATGAAGAAGCTCGCCGTCCAGGCCCGGGACATCGCCCGCCAGCTCGGCTCGGTGCGCTACACCTGGATCCCGCGGGCGCAGAACAGCGCCGCCGACGCGCTGGCCAACAGCGCGATGGACGGCAAGCCGGTGCGCCGCGACCTGGCCACCGAACCGGTGGTCGTCGAGGACGAGACCCAGCCGACGACGGAGCCCGCGCCCGTCGTCGTGACGGTGACCCACCTGCTGCGGCACGGGCGCACCGAGCACACCCCGGAGCGTCGGTTCAGTGGCAGCAGCGACCTGCCGCTGTCCGAGCTCGGGCGCGCCGACGCCGAGGCCGCGGCCCGGCACCTGGCCGGGCGGGGGATCGACGTGATCGTCAGCTCCCCGCTGCAGCGCACCCGGCAGACCGCCGAGGCGGCCGCGCAGGTGCTGGGCGTCCCGGTCGAGGTCGACACCGACCTGCGCGAGCTGGACTTCGGGGCCTGGGAGGGCCTGACCGCGGCCGAGGCCCAGGAGAAGAGCCCGCTGGCCTTCCGGCGCTGGTCCGGTGCCACCGACGTCCGCCCCCCGGGTGGGGAGTCGGTGGCCGACGTCGCCACCCGGGTGGCCCGGGCCCGCGACCGCGTCCTGGCCCGGCACGCCGGGAAGACCGTGCTGCTGGTCAGCCACATGATGCCGATCAAGCTGCTGCTGGCCGCCGGGCTCGGCGTGGGCGAGGACGTCGTGCACCGGGTGTTCCTGGAGGCGGCGTCGCTGTCGACGGTCACCTGGTCCTCCGACGGGCGCACCTCGGTGCGGCTGGTCAACGACACCTCCCACCTGGGCTGA
- the nadA gene encoding quinolinate synthase NadA, with protein MTATVAADDRTMSAAEYETWAAEIRRLADERGAVVLAHNYQVPEIQDVAHFTGDSLYLSRVAAETDAREIVFCGVHFMAETAKILSPEKTVLLPDHAAGCSLADSITAEQLREWKAEHPGAVVVSYVNTTAAVKAETDICCTSSNAADVVRSIPADQEILFCPDQFLGAHVKRVTGRSNISIWAGECHVHAGISPADVRSQIAAHPDAEILVHPECGCTTSVLDLVSHGDLPAERTRVLSTGGMADAAAASTAGQVLVATEIGILHQLRALNSTTEFIPMNARAACRYMKMITPAKLLHTLRTGEGAIDVDPETAARARRAVEAMIAIGEPGRGGE; from the coding sequence GTGACCGCCACCGTCGCCGCCGATGACCGCACCATGTCCGCCGCCGAGTACGAGACCTGGGCGGCCGAGATCCGCCGGCTGGCCGACGAGCGCGGCGCCGTCGTCCTGGCGCACAACTACCAGGTGCCCGAGATCCAGGACGTCGCCCACTTCACCGGCGACTCGCTGTACCTGTCCCGGGTCGCGGCCGAGACCGACGCCCGCGAGATCGTCTTCTGCGGCGTCCACTTCATGGCCGAGACGGCGAAGATCCTCTCGCCGGAGAAGACCGTGCTGCTGCCCGACCACGCCGCCGGCTGCTCGCTGGCCGACAGCATCACCGCCGAGCAGCTTCGGGAGTGGAAGGCCGAGCACCCCGGCGCGGTCGTGGTCAGCTACGTCAACACCACCGCGGCGGTGAAGGCCGAGACCGACATCTGCTGCACCAGCTCCAACGCCGCCGACGTCGTCCGGTCGATCCCGGCGGACCAGGAGATCCTCTTCTGCCCCGACCAGTTCCTCGGCGCGCACGTGAAGCGGGTGACCGGGCGGTCGAACATCTCGATCTGGGCCGGTGAGTGCCACGTGCACGCGGGGATCAGCCCGGCCGACGTCCGGTCGCAGATCGCCGCCCACCCCGACGCGGAGATCCTCGTCCACCCCGAGTGCGGGTGCACGACCTCGGTGCTGGACCTGGTGAGCCACGGCGACCTGCCGGCCGAGCGCACCCGGGTGCTGTCGACCGGGGGCATGGCCGACGCCGCGGCCGCGAGCACGGCGGGCCAGGTGCTGGTGGCCACCGAGATCGGCATCCTGCACCAGCTGCGCGCGCTCAACTCGACGACCGAGTTCATCCCGATGAACGCCCGGGCCGCCTGCCGCTACATGAAGATGATCACCCCGGCCAAGCTGCTGCACACGCTGCGCACCGGCGAGGGCGCGATCGACGTCGACCCGGAGACCGCTGCCCGGGCGCGCCGCGCGGTCGAGGCGATGATCGCGATCGGCGAGCCCGGCCGCGGCGGGGAGTAG